In Helianthus annuus cultivar XRQ/B chromosome 3, HanXRQr2.0-SUNRISE, whole genome shotgun sequence, a single window of DNA contains:
- the LOC110931041 gene encoding SPX domain-containing protein 3 has product MKFGKRLKQHVQETLPGWRDMYLNYKGLKKLVRLISSSSEDEFVYLLDNELDKFNSFFIEQEEDFIIRHKELQQRIKRVIENDPSSQEEYENEMARIKKDIVDFHGEMVLLVNYSNINYTGMTKILKKYDKRTGGFLRLPFIQKVLEQPFFTTELISKLVKECETLIDELFPAMVVAEEMAKAVGTEAREGIFRNIVVALLTMKEIRKGSSTHSHFSLPILDLRDAELIRSFQLNSTIHII; this is encoded by the exons ATGAAATTCGGTAAGAGGTTGAAGCAACATGTTCAAGAAACTTTACCAGGGTGGCGTGACATGTACTTAAATTACAAGGGTTTAAAGAAACTTGTGAGGTTGATATCTTCGTCGTCCGAAGATGAGTTTGTATATCTTCTAGACAACGAGCTCGACAAGTTTAACTCGTTTTTCATTGAACAAGAAGAAGATTTCATTATACGTCATAAG GAGTTGCAACAAAGAATAAAAAGGGTGATTGAGAATGACCCGTCATCACAAGAAGAGTATGAAAATGAGATGGCAAGAATTAAGAAAGACATCGTTGACTTCCATGGTGAAATGGTTCTTTTAGTCAACTATAGCAACATCAATTACACGG GAATGACAAAAATTCTAAAGAAATATGACAAACGAACCGGAGGATTTTTGCGTTTGCCATTCATCCAAAAGGTCTTGGAGCAACCTTTCTTCACCACCGAGCTCATTTCAAAGCTCGTGAAAGAATGTGAAACGCTCATTGATGAGCTTTTTCCGGCGATGGTGGTGGCAGAGGAGATGGCAAAGGCGGTAGGCACGGAAGCAAGAGAAGGAATTTTTAGAAACATTGTGGTAGCTTTGTTGACGATGAAAGAGATTAGAAAAGGGAGCTCGACTCATAGTCATTTCTCTCTTCCGATTCTAGATTTGCGTGATGCTGAGCTTATACGATCCTTTCAACTCAATTCGACCATACATATCATTTAA